One segment of Belonocnema kinseyi isolate 2016_QV_RU_SX_M_011 chromosome 7, B_treatae_v1, whole genome shotgun sequence DNA contains the following:
- the LOC117176644 gene encoding uncharacterized protein LOC117176644, which produces MRVLQINTNRSKSAHDLALSTAMNMRAGILVLSEPNKRSIEGRNDWVFDESVDTAIKVLDKSIAIKEQGKGTGFFYVATTSFTIYSCYASPNKKVEELEALLQQIGNCIRTRGEEAIVAGDFNAKSPQWGMKRTDGRGRIITEWLAQDDLIVKNKGENPTFVRKNYGSILDLTIATTQIGKKIHQWKVSEEESLSDHNYVTFEIVEIPRSVQKKREKIGKTVHKSQPMYWWNEDIAKLRKVCIEKRRKHTGAAKKNVPLQTQKLWKEYVCSKKELQGSIKAAKKKGWTTVRDEIDRDVWRKGYEIVRNFVHSQLLYAAPVWHKAIKKKKHLRRKLERVQKVAGIRVASAYRTISTEGIGVIAEIPPIELLVQERVETYEGKPRKEAREDLMVKWQEKWMTGTHGRWTWHLLPKIQKWIERGHGETDYFLTQALSGHGCFREYLFKRKRAATDRCPYCNEVDDLRSEKRRSIRACGSSQ; this is translated from the exons ATGAGAGTTCTTCAGATCAACACAAATCGGTCTAAATCGGCCCACGATCTCGCCCTAAGCACAGCAATGAATATGAGAGCAGGAATATTAGTCCTGTCTGAACCCAACAAAAGGAGCATAGAAGGCAGAAACGACTGGGTATTCGACGAGTCAGTAGATACCGCTATAAAGGTACTTGATAAAAGTATCGCCATTAAAGAGCAGGGAAAAGGAACTGGTTTCTTCTACGTAGCAACGACATCATTTACTATATACAGCTGCTATGCCTCcccaaacaaaaaagttgaagaaCTGGAAGCACTTCTCCAACAAATCGGAAACTGCATCAGAACTAGAGGAGAAGAAGCCATAGTTGCAGGAGACTTTAACGCAAAATCTCCGCAATGGGGTATGAAAAGAACTGACGGCAGAGGAAGAATAATTACCGAATGGTTAGCACAAGATGACCTAATCGTCAAAAACAAGGGCGAAAACCCTACCTTTGTAAGAAAGAACTACGGGTCAATACTTGATCTAACAATCGCTACGACTCAAATTGGCAAAAAAATACATCAGTGGAAAGTCAGTGAAGAAGAATCCCTCAGTGACCATAACTATGTCACCTTTGAAATCGTGGAAATACCGAGATCCGTGCAGAAGAAACGGGAAAAAATAG GTAAAACAGTTCACAAAAGCCAACCTATGTACTGGTGGAACGAAGATATCGCGAAGCTCCGGAAAGTGTGCATCGAAAAACGACGGAAGCACACAGGAGCTGCAAAGAAGAATGTACCTTTGCAGACGCAGAAACTGTGGAAGGAATATGTGTGCAGCAAGAAAGAGCTACAAGGAAGTATTAAAGCAGCAAAAAAGAAAGGCTGGACTACTGTTCGTGACGAAATAGACAGAGATGTATGGAGAAAAGGATACGAAATAGTGCGCAA CTTCGTTCATTCTCAGCTGCTGTACGCAGCTCCAGTCTGGCACAAggcgatcaaaaaaaaaaaacatctccgAAGAAAACTCGAGAGGGTACAAAAAGTAGCCGGCATACGAGTAGCGAGTGCGTACCGGACGATCTCAACCGAGGGAATAGGAGTCATTGCCGAAATACCACCCATAGAACTCTTAGTGCAAGAGAGGGTAGAAACTTACGAAGGAAAACCGCGGAAAGAAGCGAGAGAAGACCTTATGGTTAAGTGGCAAGAAAAGTGGATGACGGGCACACACGGGCGGTGGACGTGGCACTTACTACCAAAGATACAAAAGTGGATCGAACGCGGACATGGAGAAACGGACTATTTTCTGACGCAGGCACTTTCAGGACACGGGTGCTTTAGAGAGTACCTCTTCAAGCGTAAAAGAGCAGCCACAGATAGATGTCCATACTGTAACGAAGTCGACGATCTTAGATCAGAAAAAAGACGTAGTATCCGAGCCTGCGGCAGTTCTCAATAG